GCGACTGCGTCTTCTAGCAGGGCCTTCTTAAATAGATATCTAAAACCGAGTTTAAACAATTCAGTGGATTGGAATCCATGGGCTCTAAAGAAAAGGGGGCATTACCTCTTCCAAAACTCCATGTGTGCCACGCGACTCGGAACCAGCGTCACGTACTTTTCGTTCAGTatcgtgctgctggccaagTGCTTGCTCAACCGTGGCTCTGTAAATTGTTCCTGCTCTACCACCTCCATCCAGCGCTTATACTTTTCGCGCAGTTCATCGGCCGGTTCTTCGACGTACGTCTCCTCCCGTGCCTGCAGTTCGGCCAAATGCTTGTGAAAGCCGGTCAGCGTCACCGTGCCATCGGCCGTGATCAGCACAGCTTCggtttcttcgtcttcctcgaGCGAAGGGACCAGAGCTTCCGTCACCTGACCgaggaagctgctgaaactctTCTTCATCGCTCCGACCGTGGAGTCGGGTTCACCGAGATGCAGCGTGCGGCCAAGAGCTTCCGATGCGCTTGAGGCTTCCGATTTCACAACAGTCGAAAGTTCTGTAAGATCATTCTTCACTGCTTCCAACACCGAGGCCGACTGCAAGGTAGAAAAAACCGTTTATCAGAATAATGGTAAAAATGCAGATTCTAACGATGAAAACATGATGGTTGGTGCCAGAATTTGAGTGATTTTTGCAAGAATGTCGAGCAATAATGCACTGCAACATCATCGAAGCAATCTCGATTGCGCAGCGACAAAATATCGTGCGGTGCAGTGCCATATCGATAAGGATTGATCGAATCCATGCAGATAATAAATCACAGGTTACGCTAATgacgcttcctcttcctgctcttaCCTTTGTACGGGCAGTATCGATCCAGGAGCCCCACCAGCTGGAAGAACCTCCCGAAGTGGTGCTGCCCGTCGGACTGGCCGGAGATGCTGCACTTTTTCTCGGACTAGCTGGTCCACCTTCGGCTGATCCAGCTTCCGGCGCACTAGAATGCACACCAGATGATAAAACAAATAGTTAGGTTCTCCATTGAGGCACgcagtttttgtttgctctgccATACCTTTTTCCATCATCTGCCAtatcgctctgtgtgtgtcgtgcgcTGTCTACGCGTCTGGAACGAACCACCTCGCCAGCGTTTTCTGGAGCGGATGTGGATGGAgcatgcagcaacaacaaaccctGATTGCTGCTTGGATTATCGTGGTGCACAACAAGCGGGGGTTTTcgtgaaggaggaaggagacgAAATTTACACAGCAGGCAAGAAGTGGTTCACGGGGTGGAGCAGGAATGTTACAGTTCTAGCCGTGGTGTTCACATTTGCACGTACGcaaaacacactcactcactggctgCTGATGTCGTTAATGGTTTCGTCAGTAACACACGCTCCAGCAGCTGGCAGAAACCATTCACGAAAACATATTTCGTTCTTCCTGGTGGCCGCCTGGCCCACGACCTGGATTGGGAACCGAGAGCACACGGCTAAGATCACTTTAGGAAACAATCGGCATCACTGCAAGCATCCGTCGGTCGTTGTTGCGGTCGTCGGCGGAGGAATATCCAAGAAAATTTCTTTGAAAATTGTGGTTTTGATGCAGGAATTGTGTATTTTTCCACAACGCACAATAGAAACAACGACAGAGTGCGAAAGAGAGGGCATGCTatggtgcgagcgagacaaccAGAGTCTATTTTGACAGTTCCGTACAAGCTTGCgtgaaaatcaaaatatttcACACAAGTGTCAAAGGATTTATTTTGTAAACAAACTTCCCGTTCCCGCGGCGGTATCAAAATCCTGAAATTCGCGGATTTTCTCCCGTATCCGGCATCCTGGACCACCAAACGAACCACGACCGCGTTCCGTGATGGCTTTAAATGTTTCGCTCAGTGCCtttcaatcgatcgttgtGTCCGAAGTGAAGGCAAAGCAGACGGCATCGGTCGCCATCTCGACCGATATACTGGATGATCTAGCCAGCCGCTTCATCATAAACGTACCGGTGGAGGAGCGCGAGAACCTGATACGGATTTGCTTCCAGGTGGAGCTGGCCCACTGGTTCTACCTCGATTTCTACTGCTCggaaaacaagcaaaagtGTGGCATCAAACAGTTTGCGCAGCAAATCTTCAAGGTACGTACCGGTCTCGCGTTGGATCCGCATAAACACTGGCGATTAATCGATCGTTCTTTCTCCCCGGATAGCATGTTCCATTCCTACAGCCACACTGGCCACAGGTAGATGAGgtgttggaaaattggaagCAGTACAAGCTGACGGTTCCGACGTACGGTGCGATCCTGCTGTCAGAGGACATGAAGAACGTCCTGCTGGTACAATCGTTCTGGGCGAAATCTTCGTGGGGCTTCCCGAAGGGAAAAATCAACGAACACGAGGAACCGGAGCACTGCGCCATCCGAGAGGTGTACGAAGAGACGGGTTACGACATTAAAAACCTCATCAAGCCGTCCGAGTACATCGAGATGACGATCAACTACCAGTATACGCGCCTATACCTGGTACCCGGTGTACCACTGACTACAGTGTTTGAACCAAAGACCCGGAACGAGATCAAGTGTTGCTCGTGGTTCCCCGTCGAGCAGCTGCCAGTGACCAAGCACGAAAATCTCATCAAAGATAATCAAAACTTTTCGGGCAATTCTTTCTTCATGATACTACCTTTCGTGAAGCGACTGAAGAGATGGATCGAGAAGCCTGGAAAGAGCAGCAAGGCAGCCGGTAAGAGTGGCATCCACCTGCAGGCCACTAATTCTCCCGTGCTCGGCGGTCGTGAAGCTtcgggaaaacagaaaatcttCTTCGAAAACAACCTaaacaacggtggtggtggaagtggtagCAAGAATCAGTCCGGCGGCCAACAGcccattcagcagcagcagcagcaagggcaACGCGCTAGACAAAGGCATAAATCGATGGGAGAAATAGAGCCACAGAATGCAGGCTCACGTGTTAAAAATACTTTTGGCACTCCAACGGTCAACCAGGTccaacaaccacagcagcagcaaagtggaCAGAATCAACAGTTCTACAAAAACAGTCCAAACtacagtcagcagcagcagcaactgccacTGAGTATGGATCTGAACCGGTCACAGCGATCAACTAGCGTTACCGGCGATGGAGGATACCAAGATTTCTCGGCCGGTATCGTGGAAGGATCGTCGGCTTGGTCAAAGAAGGGTTTGAAAAAAGCCGATAACTCG
This sequence is a window from Anopheles darlingi chromosome 3, idAnoDarlMG_H_01, whole genome shotgun sequence. Protein-coding genes within it:
- the LOC125954069 gene encoding m7GpppN-mRNA hydrolase, producing MALNVSLSAFQSIVVSEVKAKQTASVAISTDILDDLASRFIINVPVEERENLIRICFQVELAHWFYLDFYCSENKQKCGIKQFAQQIFKHVPFLQPHWPQVDEVLENWKQYKLTVPTYGAILLSEDMKNVLLVQSFWAKSSWGFPKGKINEHEEPEHCAIREVYEETGYDIKNLIKPSEYIEMTINYQYTRLYLVPGVPLTTVFEPKTRNEIKCCSWFPVEQLPVTKHENLIKDNQNFSGNSFFMILPFVKRLKRWIEKPGKSSKAAGKSGIHLQATNSPVLGGREASGKQKIFFENNLNNGGGGSGSKNQSGGQQPIQQQQQQGQRARQRHKSMGEIEPQNAGSRVKNTFGTPTVNQVQQPQQQQSGQNQQFYKNSPNYSQQQQQLPLSMDLNRSQRSTSVTGDGGYQDFSAGIVEGSSAWSKKGLKKADNSLIASGGLAPGTGHSAERAGKNQTKRKLFDNFPPSTDEHPASGGHVVKDDGLAEFDKIDAWISFRLDYSKFL